From one Butyricimonas faecihominis genomic stretch:
- a CDS encoding RNA polymerase sigma-70 factor produces the protein MYNIDIQSPEFVKCLERGEREAFQRLFEMYHKALCFFATRIVRDSLEAEDIVQDVFLAFWRMDRGGFPNLKTVKTFLYNSVQHRCLNYLRDLEIRDRNYRNLKREELDEDYFLCQQIRAEVVAELFGAIDELPDKCKEIFKRSYVDGQEDKKIAEELDISLNTIKTQKQRAKSYLRGRLGDLFVYAGMFFPGL, from the coding sequence ATGTATAATATTGATATTCAGTCACCGGAATTTGTGAAATGTCTGGAACGGGGGGAGCGGGAGGCTTTTCAGCGATTGTTCGAGATGTATCATAAGGCGCTATGCTTTTTCGCGACTCGTATAGTGCGGGATAGTTTGGAGGCGGAAGACATCGTGCAGGATGTTTTTCTCGCTTTCTGGAGAATGGATCGGGGTGGCTTCCCTAATTTGAAAACAGTAAAAACTTTTCTGTATAATAGTGTGCAGCATCGGTGTCTGAATTATCTCCGGGATTTGGAGATTCGGGACCGGAATTATCGAAATCTGAAACGGGAAGAGTTGGACGAAGACTATTTTCTTTGTCAACAGATCCGGGCAGAAGTGGTGGCGGAACTTTTTGGGGCAATTGACGAGCTACCTGATAAGTGCAAGGAAATTTTTAAACGTTCTTACGTGGATGGACAGGAGGATAAGAAGATTGCCGAAGAATTGGATATATCGTTGAATACTATCAAAACACAGAAACAACGGGCAAAGTCTTATTTACGGGGTAGATTAGGTGATTTGTTCGTTTATGCAGGGATGTTTTTTCCTGGTTTGTAA
- the metG gene encoding methionine--tRNA ligase, giving the protein MSKFKRNLITTALPYANGPVHIGHLAGVYVPADIYVRYLRKKGEDVAFIGGSDEHGVPITIKAQKEGVTPQDIVDRYHKIIKDSFEELGISFDIYSRTSSKTHHELSSAFFKKLYDEGKFIEKTSMQFYDEKAGQFLADRYIVGKCPHCGNERAYGDQCEACGTSLNATDLIDPVSAITGNKPELKETKHWYLPLDQYEGWLKEWILEEHKEWKPNVYGQCKSWLDNGLQPRAVTRDLDWGVPVPIEGAEGKVLYVWFDAPIGYISATKDLTPEWEKYWKDPETRMIHFIGKDNIVFHCIIFPAMLKADGSYILPDNVPANEFLNLEGDKISTSRNWAVWLHEYLVEFPGKQDVLRYVLTANAPETKDNDFTWKDFQTRNNSELVAIYGNFINRTLVLTQKYFANRVPERGELTDYDKEVLAEIPQIVERVEKSLETFHFRDALKEAMNLARLGNKYLADTEPWKVIKTDEGRVKTILNICLQISANLSTLMEPFMPFSSQKLREFMNIDVIDWAKMGDGVIPAGHELGEAGLLFEKIEDATIQAQIDKLLATKKANEMASVKAAPAKENIQYEDFMKIDIRVGKIIAAEKVAKTKKLMKLTVDTGIDERTIVSGIAEHYTPEEVIGRQVSVLVNLEPKPLKGIVSQGMILMAENADGTLSFVSPDKEVKPGSEVR; this is encoded by the coding sequence TATCTGAGGAAGAAAGGTGAGGATGTGGCATTTATCGGTGGATCGGACGAACACGGGGTGCCGATCACGATCAAGGCTCAAAAAGAGGGTGTGACCCCGCAGGATATTGTCGATCGTTATCACAAGATCATCAAGGATTCTTTCGAGGAATTGGGTATTTCGTTTGATATATATTCCCGGACAAGTTCGAAGACGCATCACGAGTTATCTTCCGCTTTTTTCAAGAAGCTGTATGACGAGGGAAAATTTATCGAAAAGACCTCGATGCAGTTCTACGACGAGAAGGCAGGGCAATTTTTGGCAGACCGTTATATCGTGGGGAAATGTCCTCATTGCGGTAACGAACGGGCATACGGGGATCAGTGTGAGGCTTGTGGAACTAGCTTGAACGCTACCGATTTGATTGACCCGGTGTCTGCGATCACGGGAAACAAACCGGAACTGAAAGAAACAAAACACTGGTATCTGCCTTTGGATCAGTATGAAGGTTGGTTGAAAGAGTGGATTCTGGAAGAGCATAAAGAGTGGAAACCGAATGTTTACGGGCAATGTAAATCTTGGTTGGACAACGGTTTGCAACCTCGTGCGGTGACCCGTGACTTGGATTGGGGAGTACCCGTTCCAATCGAGGGAGCCGAGGGAAAAGTGCTTTACGTGTGGTTTGATGCCCCGATCGGGTATATCTCTGCCACGAAAGACCTGACTCCGGAATGGGAAAAATACTGGAAAGACCCGGAAACCCGGATGATTCATTTTATCGGGAAGGATAACATTGTTTTCCATTGTATTATTTTCCCGGCAATGTTGAAAGCCGATGGTTCTTATATATTACCGGATAATGTGCCGGCCAACGAGTTCTTGAATTTGGAAGGAGATAAAATTTCCACATCCCGGAACTGGGCGGTATGGTTGCACGAGTATCTCGTGGAGTTCCCCGGTAAACAGGACGTGTTACGCTACGTGTTGACGGCAAACGCTCCCGAGACGAAAGATAATGACTTTACTTGGAAAGATTTCCAAACTCGGAATAACAGCGAATTGGTGGCTATCTACGGGAACTTCATTAACCGTACGTTGGTGTTGACACAAAAGTATTTTGCCAACCGGGTACCGGAACGGGGCGAGTTGACGGATTACGATAAAGAAGTCTTGGCTGAAATTCCGCAAATCGTGGAACGTGTTGAGAAGAGTCTGGAGACCTTCCATTTTCGCGACGCGTTGAAAGAGGCGATGAATCTGGCTCGTTTGGGTAATAAATACTTGGCAGATACCGAACCTTGGAAAGTGATCAAGACGGACGAGGGACGGGTGAAGACGATTCTGAATATCTGTTTACAGATTTCTGCCAACCTTTCCACGTTGATGGAACCGTTCATGCCATTCTCTTCTCAGAAATTACGTGAGTTCATGAATATTGACGTGATTGATTGGGCTAAAATGGGTGATGGCGTGATTCCTGCCGGGCATGAATTGGGAGAGGCCGGATTGTTGTTCGAGAAGATCGAGGATGCGACGATACAGGCTCAAATTGATAAATTGTTGGCTACCAAGAAGGCAAACGAGATGGCATCCGTGAAGGCCGCCCCTGCCAAGGAGAATATCCAGTACGAGGATTTCATGAAGATAGATATTCGGGTAGGTAAGATCATCGCTGCCGAGAAAGTGGCTAAGACTAAGAAGTTGATGAAATTAACCGTGGACACGGGAATTGACGAACGTACGATTGTTTCGGGTATTGCCGAGCATTACACGCCGGAGGAGGTGATCGGGCGTCAAGTCAGCGTGTTGGTTAACTTGGAACCGAAACCGTTAAAGGGTATCGTGTCACAAGGAATGATCCTGATGGCCGAGAATGCCGACGGAACGCTTTCCTTTGTTTCACCGGATAAAGAGGTGAAACCGGGATCGGAAGTTCGATAA
- a CDS encoding FecR family protein: MKVTKDIHELILAYLREDISEEEMSRLRVWLDENERHQRLLEELWDKDVLQREIVEYASFDTSRRWEQLKEVMEKPVRKGRSLLKVWGAVAAVVVAFVGGLIYWQMAGSSQPETKQVAVARIEQGGTRAVLITGTGKHVVLQGLKDTCLNITGMETLNIGEDGSLKYSLSALSSMPEWHTLRIPKGGEYKIVLDDGTEIWLNSASELKYPAHFVGNERRVQLTGEAYFQVARNEAAPFIVETRDMDVKVLGTSFNVSIYEDEGSCHATLVEGRVEVNDKVNGEKVVLTPGKQALLQGKEMTVREVNTKLYTLWRLDRFTFASEDMEGVIRKLSRWYNVEFFFSNPSMKQKRFTGSLPKYADICQVLKMIEMTTDVKFEIKENTIIIR; this comes from the coding sequence ATGAAAGTTACAAAAGACATACATGAGTTGATCCTGGCTTATTTACGGGAGGATATTTCGGAAGAGGAAATGAGCCGTCTTCGGGTGTGGTTGGATGAAAACGAGCGGCATCAGAGGTTATTGGAAGAGTTGTGGGATAAGGATGTTTTGCAACGGGAGATCGTGGAGTACGCATCGTTTGACACGTCCCGGCGGTGGGAACAGTTGAAGGAGGTGATGGAAAAACCGGTTCGGAAGGGACGTTCTTTGTTGAAAGTGTGGGGAGCGGTGGCTGCCGTGGTGGTGGCTTTCGTGGGAGGACTGATTTATTGGCAAATGGCCGGTTCGTCTCAACCGGAAACGAAACAAGTCGCTGTTGCCCGGATAGAACAGGGTGGAACACGGGCCGTGCTGATAACAGGGACGGGGAAACACGTGGTGTTACAGGGATTGAAAGATACCTGTTTAAATATAACGGGGATGGAGACCTTGAATATTGGCGAGGACGGTAGTTTGAAGTATTCTTTATCTGCACTTTCGAGTATGCCGGAATGGCACACGTTACGAATTCCGAAGGGAGGGGAGTACAAAATCGTGCTGGATGATGGCACTGAAATCTGGTTAAATAGTGCGTCCGAGTTGAAATATCCCGCTCACTTTGTCGGTAACGAGCGGCGGGTGCAGTTGACCGGGGAGGCGTATTTTCAAGTGGCACGGAACGAGGCGGCCCCGTTTATCGTGGAGACTCGGGATATGGACGTGAAGGTGTTAGGGACTTCTTTTAACGTGTCGATATATGAGGATGAGGGAAGTTGTCATGCGACGTTAGTCGAGGGGCGGGTTGAAGTGAACGATAAGGTGAATGGAGAAAAGGTTGTGTTAACACCCGGGAAACAAGCGCTATTGCAGGGGAAAGAGATGACCGTCCGGGAAGTAAATACCAAGTTATATACCTTGTGGCGACTGGATCGATTTACTTTTGCCAGCGAGGATATGGAAGGGGTGATTCGGAAGTTATCCCGTTGGTACAACGTGGAATTCTTCTTCTCGAATCCTTCGATGAAACAAAAACGATTCACGGGGTCATTACCGAAATATGCGGATATATGTCAGGTGTTGAAGATGATCGAGATGACCACGGATGTTAAATTTGAAATAAAAGAGAATACAATAATAATACGATAA